The genomic DNA AGGCAGCGATGACACGCCGTCAAGAGCAGACAGATGTCCTTGTGATTGGGGGCGGCACGGCAGAGCTTGACGCGGCGTTGCGGCAGGTCGTCAAGGCTTGAGCGTCACCGTTCTTGAGGCGACGAGCAAGGTCGGCGGCGTGACTGCGTTTTGCCCCGGCACGCCGTGGGGTGGCGGGTATCCGGTGGACCATTATCAATGGTGGCTTCCTCGAAGAACTGACCGCGCGGCTCGAGGCAATGACACCTCCCGCAGCACAAAAACGCCCCTATAACCTCGCGAATTTCGGCCCCTGAGATCACCTGCGACCACGATATCGCGACCCTTACCATGTTCGAGATGCTTGAAGAAGCAGGGGCGCACTCTGTTGAATGCCGCAGCGATTAGATCGACGATGGTGGGCGCAGCGATCCAATCCGTGGCGTGTTATGAGCCGAACGGGTCTTTCACAATCACGCCAAAGATCGTCATCGACTGTTCTGGTGACGGTGATATTTCAGCCAAGGCAGGTGAGCCATAGGTGCTGGGCGATGACAGTAGTAACACGATGGCTCTGACGATTTCGTTTCATATGGTGGGGGTTGATTGGGTCACAGCTTTTGTGGACTCCGGTCCTTATTTCACCACCTATGCCGGACGCGACGTTGCCCAAGAGTGTCCGCACTCTGACCTGAAGAAACTGTATCTGATGAAGGGGTTTCACGCGGGAACGGTGTTTTGCAATTCGGTCCATGTGCGCAGCGTGGATGGGACCGATCCGGTGGCTGTGGGGGCAGCCACGCGAGAGGGCCGCAGGCGGTGTTTGAAGCTGTCACAGTTCCTGAAAAGCGAAGTGGTGGGGATTGAGGGCGCGTTCATGTCCCTGCTTTTGCCCACAGTTGGCGTGCGTGTAACCCGCTAGCATAAAGGGGTGTCTCAATTGACGGGCGCAGACCTCGCAAAGGGGAGAAGTTCGCGAATGGCATCGTGAGCTGTGACAATCCGGTTGATGATGTGAAGCGCAGTGACGAAGACATGACCCACTATGCAGCGATCGCAAAGGGCGGATACTAAACGATTCCGGTCCGGTCCCTGATCTCTGCGGATGAATCCAATCTGGTGTTCGCTGGGCGGATCCTATCCGCTGATCCTGTGGCCTTTGCGTCAGTGCGGGGTATGCCGCAGTGCATCGCCATGGGCCAAGCAACGGGGACGGCTGCGGCCTTGGCTTTGGACGCCGGATGCGCTGTGCAACAAATCGACGCCAGCCGCCTGATTGCGCAATTGACAGGCCGAGGCATCGATCGACTGGCGAGGTAGCTTTGCGTGTGAATGCAATAACATGTTGTTAATAATTAAAATTATTTACGTGTAAGGTCGAAACTGAAAAGGGCCCCGCACCGCGAGGCCCTTGTTGTTTGATGTCGCCTCGACGATTAGTTCTTCGCTTTGTCGACCATTTTACCGGCAGAAATCCATGGCATCATGTCGCGCAGCTTGCCGCCGACCTGTTCGATCTGGTGTTCGTCGTTGGCGCGCCGCGCCGCTTTGATTGTTGGTTGGCCTACTGCGTTTTCAAGCATGAAATCACGCACGAATTTACCCGACTGGATGTCGTCCAGAACCGCTTTCATGCGCGCCTTGGTTTCAACGTAGGGCAGGATGCGCGGACCGGAGACGTATTGGCCGTATTCCGCAGTGTTGGAGATCGAGTAGTCCATGTTGGCAATGCCGCCTTCGTAGATCAAATCCACGATCAGTTTTACTTCGTGCAGGCATTCGAAATAGGCCATCTCAGGCTCGTAGCCGGCTTCGACAAGTGTCTCAAAGCCCATGCGGATGAGTTCAACAACACCGCCACACAGAACTGCCTGTTCGCCGAACAGGTCGGTTTCGCATTCCTGACGGAAGTTGGTTTCAATAATGCCGGACCGACCGCCACCGATGGCGCTGCAATAGGACAGGCCGATTTCGTGCGCCTTGCCGGATGCGTCTTTGTCGACCGCGATCAGGCAGGGCACGCCGCCGCCTTTGGTGTATTCGCCGCGCACCGTGTGGCCCGGACCCTTTGGCGCCATCATGATGACGTCGATGCCGTCTTTCGGTTCGATCAACCCGAAATGCACGTTCAACCCGTGGGCAAACGCAATCGCGGCACCGGGCTTGATGTTGTCGTGGACGTATTTCTTGTAGGTTTCGGCCTGTAATTCGTCGGGCATGGTGAACATGATCAGGTCTGCCCAAGCCGCAGCTTCTGCGATGCCCATAACGGAAAGACCTTCGCCTTCGGCTTTTGCTTTGCTTGGCGATCCGTCGCGCAAGGCAACGACAAGGTTTTTCGCGCCGCTGTCGCGCAGGTTCAGCGCATGGGCGTGGCCCTGTGAGCCATAGCCAAGAATGGCGACTTTCATGTCTTTGATCAGGTTCACATCGCAGTCACGGTCATAATAAACGCGCATGGGGGTATTCCTTTATTGAGGTTAGAATTGGAGTTCTTATGGCTCACATTTGAGCGCGTTGCGAGGCCTGTTCTTCGCTGTTTCTTTTCCAAGATGAATTTGTTATGCGTAGTTAATGCCAATTTTGAATATTTCATGCTTGATGACCTAGATCGCCGTTTGCTGCGCCAATTGCAGGCCGAACCGACCTTGACAGCCGCAGAATTGGGCCAACGGGCGGGTGTGTCCGCGCTTAAGGCGACGCGGCGGCTGGGGCGATTGCAGGAACGTGGTATCCTGAAAGGCCAGCATGCGGTGATCAATTGGCATGCGTTGGGCTACGTTGTTGGCGTGTCGCTGCGCATCACGCTGGATAAAACCCACGCCCGCGCGTTTGACGAATTCCTTGATGCGGCGCGCGCCGTTGCGGAAGTCACAGAAATCCAGACATTTTTGGGCCGTGTCGATGTGCGCCTGAGCGTGATCGCGTGTGATATGGCGCATTATCAGCAGATTTACCGTCAGCAGATTCTCGCGCTGCCGCACATGGCCGATATCGAAGCATTGATGACGGTGGCGACATTGCATGACGATGAAAGTCTGCCGTTATGATTGACTTGGACGACACAGACCGTGCGATTTTACGCGCTTTGGTGCGCGATGCGACCCAAACAGCGGCAGCAATTGGTGGGCGCATCGGACTTAGCCAGCCCGCGACGTGGCGCCGTATCAAACGCCTGCGAGAGGCTGGTATTTTGGCAGGGCAACGCGTGTCATTGGACGCGGCAAAACTGGGCTTTGGGGTGACAGTGTTTTTGGGCATCAAACTGGCCACAAAGGGGCGTGTGTCACTGGATGATTTCGAACGAGCGGTCACGGCGATCCCCGAGGTGCAACTGGTGGAACACGTGCTGGGACTTTACGATTATCGCTTACGGGTCGTGGCGCGCGACTTGGCAGATTTTGAACGGGTCCTGCGCCGCCGCGTAATGACATTGCCGGGCGTTGGGGATGTTGAGGCGAACGTATTACTGAGCCAAGAGCGCAGGCCAGGGCCAATTTTAGGCGTGGTTTTTAAGTGGAATTAAGAATTTTACGTGGAATTAAGGCATGTCAGCTAGGTTTTCGGTAACATCGTGTCTGGGAACCAGTGCTCCCAATCCGAAATTTCTTTCAAGGGGTCGCAGCGGCCTCATTGATGACGATTTGGTCATTTTACGCGATGATGCCGTATTTCCAAATCAATTAGGAGGCTGGCATGCGAAACGTCATGCGCGTGAAGGCCGCGATCGCGCGGGCCGATGCATGCTTGTATCGCGCCAAAGCAGTGGGCCGAAATCGGATGGTGGTCAATTTTCATGACGACAAGATAGATCAGGCAGTGGCTTAAATCGATTAGTTTTTGGGTCCCTCGTATTTGACGGGGCAGGGAAATAGGCTTTGATCCTGCGACTTGGGCAGCTTAAGTTCTTGGAAACCTCATCAAGGATAAAAAGCATGGCCCCCGTTTCTAACCGCACACTTGTTGATCCCGATGGTCTATTGGAATTTTCCGTCGTGTTCACGGATCGCTCTCTCAACCATATGTCAAAAGTATTTCAAGGCGTTATGCGCGATCTCAACACGATGTTATGCGACGTTTATAACGCCGACGCTGTGGCGATTGTACCAGGTGGCGGGACGTACGCGATGGAAGCGGTGGCGCGCCAGTTCGGTGGTGGTGCCCATGCGATGATCGTGCGCAACGGCTGGTTTTCCTATCGGTGGAGCCAGATTTTTGACGCTGGTGATTTTGCGGCGCAAAGCACGGTTCACAAAGCGCGCCAGATCGGCAATGACAGCCGCGCGCCGTTTGCGCCGGCCCCAATTACTGACGTAACGGCGGCCATTCGGGACGCCAAGCCCGACGTCGTTTTTGCGCCACACGTTGAAACCAGCGCAGGGATTATACTGCCGGACGACTACGTGACCGCCTTAGCCGACGCCGCCCACGAGGTCGGCGCGCTGATGGTGCTTGATTGCATCGCGTCTGGTTGCGCCTGGGTCGATATGAAAGCCACCGGTGTTGATGTGCTGATCTCCGCGCCGCAAAAAGGCTGGTCGTCGAGCCCATCTGCCGGTCTTGTGATGATGTCGACGCGGGCTTTGGAGCGGTTGGAGGCGACGACGTCAAACAGTTTTGCCATCGACCTGAAGAAATGGCACCAGATCATGCAGGCTTATTTGAACGGCGGCCACGCCTATCACGCCACGATGCCGACAGACGCACTACGCGATTTCCGCGATACAATGCAGGAGACCGCTGAGATGGGGTTTGATACGTTGCGCGCGGCGCAGTGGAAATTGGGCGAAGGTGTGCGGGCTTATTTGACGCGCAAGGGCATGAAACCGGTCGCAGCCGAAGGCTTTGGCGCGCCGGCTGTTATTGTGAGTTATACCGATGATCCCGACATTCAGAACGGGTCCAAGTTTGTAGGCGCGGGCATGCAGATTGCCGCGGGTGTGCCGCTGGCTGTCGATGAACCTGCGGATTTCCGCACGTTCCGCATTGGTCTGTTTGGAATTGATAAACTGTGGGACGTGGATGCGACGCTAAAGCAGTTCACTGATGTGGCCGATCAGGTTCTTTAAGCGGGTCTAAAGTGTTGGCGTTTCAGCCACTCCGATCAGCATATCTGACAGCGGCCAGACGTCTGCGAAGGCCGCGTCGAGTTTGGACGCAAGATCACGGGACGGGGCCGCTGACGGTATCGGGTGGCCCGTCGCGACCAATCCTTTTTGGCGCGACAGACCGCAGTGCGCGTGGTCTTTGCCAAAGGATGGGGGCACGCGTTTGAGTTTGGGGTCCCATACCGCATAGCCCTTATCGGCGACAGACTTGATCTTCCCGACCAGATAATCCTCGTCCAAATCCGCCATTTAGCGCCAATCAATAAGGGCGCCTTTGCCAAATACCGTCATACTGGTGCCGACGGTGACGTCGTTCGGGTTGATCCCGAAAAACAAGACTGGGTCTTGACGGGCGCCTGATTGCACCGACCGCATCATGTGTAGACGCGTGGTGTAGGGCGTTTTGTCCTTTGAAAACCGCACATCGCGGTGGGCACGAAACAGTTTTGTCGAAACAGGGCAGCCAGTAAGCGTCGCAAGGCGCGCAAACCCACCTAGCAGAGCTTTGGCGAGGTCGCGCAGAAAGCCCTTGGCGACAGGGATGAGCGTGTCGAACATAATGCCTCCCGCTCTTATGATCTGTGGCTAGACCCGCACAAAGATTGGGCATATGCCAACGCAGTGTCCACGCTCTTGTCATATCGCACGCATACCAAACGGTTGCTGAAATTGGGTCTGCCTTTGGTTGGTGCCAATGTTGCGGGCTTTTCGATCCACATGACGGACACCATCATGCTTGGTTGGTATTCTGTCACGTCCTTGGCGGCGGCGACGGTGGCGACAGGGCTGTGGTTTATTATTTTCATTATTGGCGCAGGTTTTGGCCGCGCGGTGACGCCGATGGTGGCTGAGGCGGTTGAGATGGGCGATGAGACCCGCGCACGCCGCGTTACCCGCATGGCGCTGTGGTTGTCGGCGATCTATGCGGCGTTGCTGATTGTGCCGTTTATGTATGGTGAGGCGGTGTTGCTGGCGATGGGGCAGGACGCATCGGTGGCGACGCAAGGTGGGTTGTATTTGCGCATTGCGGTGCTTGGTATGTTCCCCGCAATGGGGGCGCAGGTCATGCGGTCCTACCTTGGCGCGATGGAAATGACGGCCGTTCAACTGTGGATCACGCTGGTGGCATTGGCCGCCAATGGTTTGGTGAATTATGCTCTGATCTTTGGTAATTTGGGCGCGCCCGAGCTGGGGATCGAAGGGGCCGCGATTGCGTCTGTGGTGATCCAGATTTTGCAGATGATCGCGCTGATGCTTTACGTGCAATGGAAAAAGCCTGAAGCAGAATTGTTCCGCCGCATCTGGAAACCTGACAACGAGGCGATGGGGCAGGTATTTCGCCTAGGCCTGCCGATCGGCCTGACATCATTTGCCGAAGGGGGATTGTTTGTTGGCTCATCCGTTATGATGGGCTGGATCGGTGAGATTGAACTCGCCGCGCACGGGATCGCCATGCAACTGACGGCGTTTATGTTCATGTTCCACGTTGGCATGTCGGAAGCCGCTACGATCCGCGCCAGCCGCCAATTTGGTGCGCGTGATGAGGCTGAACTGCGGCGCGGCGCGGTGGCGGCGTATTTCGTGTCGCTGAGTTTCGGGGTGATCGTTGTGATCCTCTACCTCGCTATGCCAGCGGTTTTTGTTGGGCTATTCATCGATCCAGAAGACCCAGCGCGCGATGCAGTTCTGGCGCTGGGCGTAGTCTTGGTGATGCTGTCTGCGCTGTTCCAGTTTGTGGATGCCGCCCAGATCGTCGCGCTGTCGGTGCTGCGGGGCGTGCAGGACACGCGGGTACCGATGTGGCTGGCCATCGTCAGCTACTGGGTGGTCGGTATTCCGGCGGGATACATCATGACCTTCATATTTAATTGGGGGCCGATTGGTTTGTGGTTGGGTTTGACCGTAGGTCTGGGTGTGGCCGCTGCATTGCTGAGCCAGCGGTTCTGGGGGCGGTCTGTGCATATTGCGCGCGCGGGCGCGACTCGTTAGCGGCAGGACGAAAAAGAGGGGCCAGCCCCGTCGCTATGCGACTCCCCGGGATATTTTTGAGACAAAGACAGGGGTGAAGAGAAGGACGTGCGGCGCGCTATTCAACGGCGTCCTGCGCGTTCATCAGGCAGTCGGATTTTTTGCGCACGAGCAGTAGAACGTAGGTCATGCATCGCCAGAAGACGGTCATCTGTGATGCCGATCAGCTGTTCGTCGCTGGCTTTGGATTGCATCCGCTGCGTCGTGATGTTGAGGAAGTCGACCGCGCGGTGGATATCGTCGATGTCGCGCTTGGCAAGCAGAGCCATGCGCTGTGCCATCCACGCCTCGATCTGGGCGATGTCGATCTCTGACAGGACGCGGTCGCCTTGGGGCTTCACTTTGCCGTTCTTGATGTTGATGACCGCGATTTGGTCCTTCTCAATACGGCGCTGCTAGCGGCGCCGCTCGTTTGTCGCCAGCTTTAGCTGAGGTTGGCACAGAAGGTTTGAATGCGTGTGCAGGCTTCTTTCAGTGCGTCGTCCGATGTGGCGTAGCTGACGCGAAAATTTGGCGATAGGCCGAATGCTGCGCCAAAGACAACGGCGACACCGGTTTCTTCCAACAGGGCAGTGGCGAAAATTTCGTCATCGGTTATCTTGGTGCCAGCAGGTGTCGTTTTGCCGATGCATCCTGCGATGCTTGGATAGACGTAGAACGCGCCTTCGGGCATGGGGCAGACGATGCCTGTCGCGTCGTTCAGCATCGACACCACCAGATCGCGGCGGCGCACGAACATCTCGTTGTTTGGGGCAATGAAATCTTGTGGGCCGTTCAACGCTTCGACGGCGGCCCATTGGCTGATGGAACAGGGGTTTGATGTGCTTTGGCTTTGCACCTTGCGTATTGCCCCGATCAATTCTTTCGGTCCCGCAGCATAGCCAATGCGCCAGCCTGTCATCGCGTAGGCCTTGGACACGCCATTCATGGCGAGCGTGCGATCATAAAGCAGCGGTTCGACCTGTGCGGGCGTGCAGAATTTGAAGTCGCCGTAGGACAGGTGTTCATACATATCATCGGTCAGCACCCAGATATGGGGGTAGCGCAGCAATACATCTGTCAACGCCCTAAGCTCGTCCCAGCTATATCCTGCACCCGTGGGGTTGGAGGGTGAGTTGAACAAAAACCACTTGGTTTTTGGCGTAATTGCAGCCTCAAGTTGGGCGGCGGAAATCTTAAAACCGGCTTCCAGCGTGGCCTTGATGAACACAGGTTCGCCACCAGACAGCAGCACCATATCAGGGTAGCTGACCCAATAAGGAGCGGGGATGATAACTTCGTCCCCCGCGTCCAGTGTCGCCATGAATGCGTTGTAAAGAACCTGCTTGCCGCCCGTGCCGACGGTCACTTGGTCGGGGGTGTAGGTCAGGTCGTTGTCGCGTGCGAACTTGGCACAGATAGCTTTCTTCAGCTCAGGGATTCCATCCACAGCGGTGTATTTTGTCTTTCCGCTGTTGATCGCCGCAATGCCTGCCGCCTTGATATTGTCAGGCGTGTCAAAATCTGGCTCTCCTGCGCCAAGGCCGATGACGTCGCGCCCCGCGGCTTTCAATTCCTGCGCCTTGGTGGTCACAGCGATCGTTGGGGAGGGTTTAACGCGCTTTAGTGTCGCGGAGAGAAAGGACATGGTCGGCCTCATCTGGAAAAAATCTATTGTACGTGTCATATGAGGAAGAAGAGTAAACGGCAACAGACCTCAGACGTATTGGAGACGGCGATGGACAACGAAACTGCGACCCAAGATTGGTACAGTGAGGAAACCGCGACGTTCGGGGATCGCTTGGCGGCTGCCCGCGACGTGGCACAGTTGACACAAAAGGAACTCGCGCAGCGGGTCGGCATCAAAACCAGCACCCTGCGCAACTGGGAAGAAGATCTGAGCGAGCCGCGCGCCAATCGGCTAAGCATTCTTTGTGGCATTCTTGGGGTATCCCTGAGGTGGTTGTTAACGGCTGAGGGTGAGGGGCTTTTGGCGCCCGACGAAGACGCGCCAATCGCGCCGGATGTGTCTGCCATGCTGACTGAACTTCGCGCCGTGCGGGCGCAGATGAAACAGTCGACTGAGCGGCTTGCGTTGCTCGAAAAGCGCCTTCGAATGATGGGGACAGCATGAGCGAACCCCTCGATGTGATGCGTAAACGGTTGCACATGCGATCAATCCGGCGCGGGATAAAAGAAATGGATCTGATCCTCATGGGCTTTTCAAAGGCGCACTTGGCGGGGTTGGATGCGACGCAGCTTGCCGTTTATGATCGGCTGTTAAATGAGAATGATCACGATTTATATCAATGGGTTAGCGGGCAGTCTGATGGGCCAACCGAATATGATACGTTGATGGCAATCATCCGGGAAGGCGCTGTTGGGGTCACAAGACCTACCGCATAACTGCATCTTCGTTTCTGATAATATTTTCACGATTTAACGGAATATTTGCCAGTGGCGTGGCAAGCGGGTCGTGGAAATATTCGGAAAACCTTCGGGACGGAGAAAATTATGAGCCTGCATTCGCTGCCAACACGAGACGGAGGCCCGCCAACGGGCACCGACAATGAATTTATGACCATCTATCTTGACGCGTTGACGCTGGTTGAACGCCTGCACCGGCTGCTGCTTGATGTTATCAAGGACGAATTTGAACGCGTTGGCGTTCTGGAAATCAACGCGGTTCAGGCACTGCTGTTGTTCAACATTGGTGACAACGAAGTGACCGCGGGAGAGTTGAAGAGCCGTGGTTACTATCAGGGCAGTAACGTCAGCTACAACCTTAAGAAACTGGTTGAAATGGACTACATGCACCACCAACGATGTGAGATTGACCGAAGGTCCGTGCGTGTACGTCTGACAGAAAAAGGCCGCGCGGTTCGGGATGTGGTGGCGCGCCTGTTTGAGGGTCACGCGACAGGGTTGCAAGGCAAGGGCGTTCTAGACATGAACGGCTTGGATGAAATTGCAGCAGCCTTGCGTCGTGTGGAACGGTATTGGACCGATCAAATCCGCTATATCTACTGATCGGGGTCATGAAGTCGCCATATATTCCTTATGTATTGTGTTTGTTGAACTTTTGGCTGATGCTAGTTTTGCAATGGACACTACGAAGGACACTATTTTGGACACTACACAAGATTATCCAGAAGCAACTTTGGTAAAGGCAAAGGGCAAGTGGTATGTGTCTGTTACTGTGCCAATCAACTTGCGCCCGTATTTTAATGATCGGTGTCAGATCAAGCGTAGCACCGGTACGACTGATAGGATCGCTGCGGGTCAGAGGCTTTACGGCTTGGCCTCTGCTATTTATGAAGAGTTCAATAAGGTTCAGCCTAATCCCCTGAGGCTGGCCCTACAGCGTCTCAGTGAACTACATGAACCCAATGACTTGCTACCAAAGATTTTACCGAGCGTAGCTGACAATATTAATTACGACGCGCACTTGTCCAGTGATGACAGCGATTGGGAGCTTGCTGCCTTAGTTGATGGCCATATGGAAGCAATTAGTTTGCACTGCCAAACATTAGAGCGCACCGCATTTGGTCCAGATTTTGATGCTGCTCAAGCTGTTCTAGGGGAAATCAAAAAGCATAGAGATGGTGAGCGCCCTCAGACTAAAAAGTTTATGGATGTAGCATCCGCATACGTCGGTAGTGCTGCCATGCATGGAACGCGACTTTCTAGTATAAAAAAAGCCATAGGAGAATTTGATCGCACATTTCCTAAAGTAACACTTAACGAACTGACTAAGGTTCATTTCTATGAGTATGCGACAATTTTGGCAGAAGATGGAATGGCGAAAAATACCATAAAAGGGCGGATAGCTAGGCTTTCCAGCGTTTTTAAGTTCGCAGAGAAAAAGGGTCATGTGGTTAGTAATCCAACAGTGGGCTTGGACTATTCTGACCTAGGTCGCGACGTAGAGCATTGGGTGCCGTTCACTAAGGACCAGCTTTATAAGATTTTCCAACAGCCCATGAAGGCCCGCGAAAGGTTACTTTTGACCATATTGGTTACAACGGGGATGCGTCTGGACGAAGCTGCTTTGTTGGAGTGGCAGGACGTAAAGGACAAAGATGGTATTCCCTATTTTGATCTCACTAGGGCTGATCTCAAGATTAAGAACAAAGGCTCTAAAAGGTTCGTGCCAATTGTCACGGATTTACAAAATGTGTTGGGAAAAGAGGGGAGTGGCAGAATATTCAACTACCGCTTGAACGCCCTTGGGAAAACATCAGATGCTTCAATTATTTGTATGGAGCATATCAGGGCGGTGACAGCGAACCCTCTACAGGTCAATCATAGCTTTCGAGGGACAATCAAAGATTTGATGCGTGATGAAGGTGTAGCGAAAGAAGTCAATGATTACATCACTGGACATGGGTCTGGTGATGCTGCTGGCCGTTATGGGGTGGGGCCAAGTGTGGCTGTAAGATATAAGCAATTATCTAGGGTATCTCATCCTTGGTTAACGGCTTAACCTTCTGACTTGTTACTGCCCTGGGCGTCACGTTTGCTGACTACCACAAGTATCAGGGGCCTGTGCAGCGCCATACAGCCCAGTGATTACCACCACAGATGATAACTACCACTGGCCCAGCGCGTATATAGCCCCTGAGAGGCCCTGAGCTATACGCACAGTGCGTTGGTGGGTTTTTGGCTACCATTTCTAGGGTATGGAGCTAATGGCACTCAGGGGTTATGTTTGAGAGCTTATTCTTGCCCTAAGTGTCGTCTTTGGTGGGTTTCCAGCCACTTGGATATGTCCCTGAATCTCTGCACCCGACTCGATTGAAAGTTGATCAGCTTTAATATCAGCCATTACTTTTGCCGTTGTTTTAACTACAACACTAATCGCCGCGACAGTACCTTCTAGGTGTCCCTCAATTGTAACATTGCGTGCGCGAACGTTTCCAGTCACCCGACCATCTGAGGTAAGCACAAGGACATCAGCAGTAATATCCCCAATAATTTTTCCGCCAAACTCAACAATTCCGTCACTCGTCCAGTCACCTTTGATCAAAATATCATCATGCAATACAGAGCGGCGCTTCTCGCCTGAAGTCCCTTGTGTTGTTGGCTTTTGCAGGTTGTCAGTTGTTGTTTTTGAGAACATTAGGGTTACCGATTTATTAGAATGTTGTTGGGGGTATGGTCCTGAAAATTTGCTGTCGGTCAAGCAAGTTCGAAGCGCTGCCTG from Octadecabacter antarcticus 307 includes the following:
- a CDS encoding DUF6538 domain-containing protein, yielding MFVELLADASFAMDTTKDTILDTTQDYPEATLVKAKGKWYVSVTVPINLRPYFNDRCQIKRSTGTTDRIAAGQRLYGLASAIYEEFNKVQPNPLRLALQRLSELHEPNDLLPKILPSVADNINYDAHLSSDDSDWELAALVDGHMEAISLHCQTLERTAFGPDFDAAQAVLGEIKKHRDGERPQTKKFMDVASAYVGSAAMHGTRLSSIKKAIGEFDRTFPKVTLNELTKVHFYEYATILAEDGMAKNTIKGRIARLSSVFKFAEKKGHVVSNPTVGLDYSDLGRDVEHWVPFTKDQLYKIFQQPMKARERLLLTILVTTGMRLDEAALLEWQDVKDKDGIPYFDLTRADLKIKNKGSKRFVPIVTDLQNVLGKEGSGRIFNYRLNALGKTSDASIICMEHIRAVTANPLQVNHSFRGTIKDLMRDEGVAKEVNDYITGHGSGDAAGRYGVGPSVAVRYKQLSRVSHPWLTA
- a CDS encoding bactofilin family protein; this translates as MTDSKFSGPYPQQHSNKSVTLMFSKTTTDNLQKPTTQGTSGEKRRSVLHDDILIKGDWTSDGIVEFGGKIIGDITADVLVLTSDGRVTGNVRARNVTIEGHLEGTVAAISVVVKTTAKVMADIKADQLSIESGAEIQGHIQVAGNPPKTTLRARISSQT